One window of Campylobacter sp. RM12651 genomic DNA carries:
- a CDS encoding rhodanese-like domain-containing protein gives MNININAKDIDFDKHLIVDIRTQEEIDEFSLEDTLLYPIDFNSADEEIIKKDFDEIIKNNSKTLVIMCRSGARSAFLCEFLNQKEKIALNLSGGIIAMCQNYPDKVKN, from the coding sequence ATGAATATAAATATCAATGCAAAAGATATAGATTTTGACAAACATTTAATAGTAGATATTAGAACTCAAGAAGAAATAGATGAATTTAGTTTAGAAGATACTTTACTTTATCCTATAGATTTTAATTCAGCTGATGAAGAAATTATCAAAAAAGACTTTGATGAGATTATTAAAAATAATTCTAAAACATTAGTAATTATGTGTAGAAGTGGAGCAAGAAGTGCGTTTTTATGTGAGTTTTTAAATCAAAAAGAAAAAATCGCTCTTAATTTATCAGGTGGTATTATTGCAATGTGTCAAAATTACCCAGATAAAGTAAAAAATTAA